Proteins found in one Tamandua tetradactyla isolate mTamTet1 chromosome 1, mTamTet1.pri, whole genome shotgun sequence genomic segment:
- the CST11 gene encoding cystatin-11 isoform X1 produces MAGAWGSPWFLLAILVALMALSNEAGKKTFIRVDEVPATDAYAADTLAFVTTEYNKKSEDKYNFRIVRALKIKKQITDHMEFHMDIEMRRTTCPKLEATNCAFQEGELYKQTKCFFSVFVIPWFEKYKILKKNCTDD; encoded by the exons ATGGCTGGAGCCTGGGGGTCCCCGTGGTTCCTGCTGGCcattctggtggctctgatgGCCCTCTCcaatgaagcaggaaaaaaaacttttataagaGTCGACGAAGTGCCTGCAACAGATGCCTACGCGGCTGACACCCTGGCATTCGTGACCACAGAgtacaacaaaaaaagtgaggACAAGTATAATTTCCGGATTGTTCGAGCCCTGAAAATCAAGAAGCAG ATCACCGATCACATGGAGTTCCACATGGACATTGAAATGCGGAGGACCACCTGTCCAAAGCTAGAGGCCACTAACTGTGCCTTCCAGGAAGGGGAGCTCTATAAG CAAACCAAGTGCTTTTTCTCAGTGTTTGTTATACCATGGTTTGAAAAGtacaaaattctgaagaaaaactGCACAGACGACTAG
- the CSTL1 gene encoding cystatin-like 1 isoform X1, translated as MQVQWDPAERNLCLVGNRLSQETLSWQGLPQVSEWLPGATCPAAGQEVCEAAEMRAGCKRNTLLLLVVLVLVAKLGHFQRWEGFQERPMSKQNMNSTLSHFIDAYNNASNDTYLFRVRKLLRTQMQLTTGVEYMVTVKISRTKCKRNSSQTDSCPLQSNKKLKKSLICDFLIYTVPWMNYYQLWNSSCLED; from the exons ATGCAGGTACAGTGGGATCCAGCAGAGAGAAATCTGTGTCTGGTAGGAAACAG actTTCCCAGGAAACCCTGTCTTGGCAAGGGCTTCCCCAGGTGAGTGAGTGGCTGCCTGGAGCCACCTGCCCTGCAGCTGGACAGGAGGTTTGTGAGGCTGCAGAGATGAGGGCTGGATGCAAGAGGAACACCCTGCTGCTGCTCGTGGTTCTGGTCCTGGTGGCCAAGCTGGGCCACTTCCAAAGGTGGGAGGGCTTCCAGGAGAGGCCTATGAGCAAGCAAAACATGAACTCGACCCTGAGCCACTTCATTGATGCTTACAACAATGCCAGCAATGACACCTACTTATTTCGAGTCAGAAAGCTGCTTCGAACTCAGATGCAG CTGACGACGGGAGTGGAGTACATGGTTACTGTGAAGATCAGCCGGACCAAGTGCAAGAGGAACAGTAGCCAAACGGATTCCTGCCCCCTTCAGAgcaataaaaagctaaaaaag AGTTTGATTTGTGATTTCTTGATCTATACCGTGCCCTGGATGAACTACTACCAGCTCTGGAACAGTTCCTGTCTGGAGGACTGA
- the CST11 gene encoding cystatin-11 isoform X2, translated as MAGAWGSPWFLLAILVALMALSNEAGKKTFIRVDEVPATDAYAADTLAFVTTEYNKKSEDKYNFRIVRALKIKKQITDHMEFHMDIEMRRTTCPKLEATNCAFQEGELYKETEAWRRWTTLD; from the exons ATGGCTGGAGCCTGGGGGTCCCCGTGGTTCCTGCTGGCcattctggtggctctgatgGCCCTCTCcaatgaagcaggaaaaaaaacttttataagaGTCGACGAAGTGCCTGCAACAGATGCCTACGCGGCTGACACCCTGGCATTCGTGACCACAGAgtacaacaaaaaaagtgaggACAAGTATAATTTCCGGATTGTTCGAGCCCTGAAAATCAAGAAGCAG ATCACCGATCACATGGAGTTCCACATGGACATTGAAATGCGGAGGACCACCTGTCCAAAGCTAGAGGCCACTAACTGTGCCTTCCAGGAAGGGGAGCTCTATAAG gaaactgaggcctggagaagatGGACAACCCTTGACTAA
- the CSTL1 gene encoding cystatin-like 1 isoform X2, whose product MRAGCKRNTLLLLVVLVLVAKLGHFQRWEGFQERPMSKQNMNSTLSHFIDAYNNASNDTYLFRVRKLLRTQMQLTTGVEYMVTVKISRTKCKRNSSQTDSCPLQSNKKLKKSLICDFLIYTVPWMNYYQLWNSSCLED is encoded by the exons ATGAGGGCTGGATGCAAGAGGAACACCCTGCTGCTGCTCGTGGTTCTGGTCCTGGTGGCCAAGCTGGGCCACTTCCAAAGGTGGGAGGGCTTCCAGGAGAGGCCTATGAGCAAGCAAAACATGAACTCGACCCTGAGCCACTTCATTGATGCTTACAACAATGCCAGCAATGACACCTACTTATTTCGAGTCAGAAAGCTGCTTCGAACTCAGATGCAG CTGACGACGGGAGTGGAGTACATGGTTACTGTGAAGATCAGCCGGACCAAGTGCAAGAGGAACAGTAGCCAAACGGATTCCTGCCCCCTTCAGAgcaataaaaagctaaaaaag AGTTTGATTTGTGATTTCTTGATCTATACCGTGCCCTGGATGAACTACTACCAGCTCTGGAACAGTTCCTGTCTGGAGGACTGA